Below is a window of Colias croceus chromosome 15, ilColCroc2.1 DNA.
ttattatcctgggcgtaaaataggatactttttattctggaaaaatatgtagaaaaaattaatcttaatttttcagttttatccgtagacgttccgtagaaccgcgaacacatgttgtttattaatataggcctagccgtatttgggtccaatcgatatttataagatgtcattgtcagagttactgaaaatgtagaaataaaccatccacgcgaagaccgacatccgcgcggacggagtcgcgggcggaagctagttagtaaataaaatattattatgtaaatatgtaactTGTAATTTTGCAATGTTTCACTTTACTATGGAAATCGGGACTTATTTTAGATCTAAGTATAggaaataagtacatattaaacATGACCTAGgttctattttttaaatgaaaattaaaaaatcattgcATTTGTTgcctaaaaattatatttaggtaTTGTGTTGCTAAcaactaattaaaaataaagataagtaTTTTTGCTACTAATACCTTATTTGAGTatatatatttctaaatagcattgtcaattttttttatagaaccAGAGGCCCTACCAATTTCTGATAAAAAAGTTCCGGATTTGATGCCCCTAGAAACAGAATTTCTTGAGAACACTATTAATGAACTGGCAGAGAAATATGAGAAAAGTGATCCAAGGATCAATAgtaacacaataaaaattaaaaccaaattTTCGTTGGAAGGTaaccttattttaattagaaatatttttctttgatgctAAATAATGTGATTTTGGACGGTTATTAATAACTAAGATTTAACACTTTTTCAGAAATACCTGAagaaattattataggtaaaaCAGTAAATGGTAAAAGGTTGGTCGCGAGAATTGCTAAGCCAAAAGAACCTGAACCACCAATAGAACAAACTACTCCAGAGGACATATCAAAGAAATGCAAGCCTAAAACTTGTATGTATTcataacccattgagccccaagcggcccgatcggccccagacacaatagattttctattatgtctgtggttccggggcctgataatcatattattatatcaatacGACTTTGacctttaaatataaattttccataaattattgaattgttGCAACGTTTTATaacgttttttaatttttcagaaaaaaaaaataccgaaAAATCTTTTTCTTTATAACATCAACTTATTAGATGTGTGTAATAataggtaaattttatgttttttagaCCCAACGGTAAGTGCATTCCACCAAAAAATAGAAAAGATAATTCAACAAGCAGTTAGAGGTAACATTAAACCGTTGAGCGAAGAAGAAGTATTTGCAAATGTGGATAAAGTTATCCAACAATTGTTACGGGTGCCGGCGTTCAAACCCGCGGTTATAGAAAGGAAATTAATTTTGACCAAGGTATATAGTTACAACTACTTATATAGTCAAAGTTACGAATTGTAAGCACAAATAATTTTCGATTGGAAATCTCGATTTTCTTATCTCTATTGTATGTTGTGTTTTGTTACATTGTTTGacttaagaaaataaagagATTTGAAACTTATCAATTTAAGATTTACTGACTAATACTCagttaaaattacttttagttatggataatattatatttttatttctttccaGATTATACTTACAGAAAATAAAGATCAAACCTCTACTGAAGAAAGTGATCCAATGATTATTACAGGAAAAGTAGTTCAACAGGATGAGAAAAAGTGGGGTTTCCAATACATACCAGATATGCTAGAAAAGATAAAAGAAATGAAAGGTAAATTTAACCACCACaccataaaataatgaattagaCATACTAGAAACCAATTAAGGATTGCTTATATATAATGCCTAACTACCAGATTCATATAAGCTTGAGCACGAAAACTACCGTCAAAGTATTTCTTATAGAGCATTTGACGGAAATTTAAAAAGCGCCCCTGTCGTGCGTAATGGGAACAAACGTAGAAATTTCTGCGAATATTAAtaatctaatttaatttattgtgtcTGTAGAGGATGAGAAGGACAAAGAGACCAAAAGGCTGCACGAAGGTGGCGATGTTGACGTCACATTCCTACAAATTCACGTGCAAGAAGTGAACAGCCCAGATGGCCTAGCACGCATGTCTATTACATTGAATAAACGAGGTTTGTTTCTTGCTTGATTTTAATTGGATTGATTCACAATTTAGTATAGCACCCGGCAAACTTTTTGGCCAAAAAGTAGCGTGGTGGGGAAGTTTGCGCATCAAGttttagtacatttttatagCTTCCCCCACCACGCTACTTTTTGGCCAAGATGTTTGCCAGGCGCTATACTATAACTAGTAATCTATCGTATGAATAATGTAAATACCTACTGCTTCAGCTACGCccgataaaaaaatagtatatGATTTACGTCGGTAGTTTcatgaaattgttaaaatcgATACAGTAGTTATTGAGTTAATTCCTTATCGTCGTCCccggagaataaaatgataacagCAAAAACACAACTTTTCAGGAGAAATAAAAAACCGATAATTGTCTATAACTCGCAAAGCAATAGACGTAGAGAGATAAAAAAAGGCTCAGTGCTAgctaattttttaacattttattatgtttcaaaatatttttaataactttaagagaactgaagataattaaaatttaaaaagttagtaGCATTTGACtgaaatgtatatttactAATACATACCATGGACCCAATAAATATCTAGAGGACTTATCATAGCCATAGTAAACAGCGTAATTCGTTTCTCAGTTCCCAATTTAGTCGATAGATGTCACTCGCAGTATCATTtggcattttttttataattgaatggtTCTTGTCTCAACTAGATGTCGcttctaaaaaaaatcaatgtgCCAAATAGTATCTTgacgtaaaatataatacgcaaaaaacgtaaactataacgtaaaatataaaacgtaaaatataaaacgtaaaatataaaacgtaaaatattataaaggcaagaggcggctcgtgacaaaattgtacGGGTGTTCAATTATTGAactaaaacaaagaaaatacagTAGCGTAGTTAattcataacaaaaaaaaatgagcaccacattataaatgtctatttaaacactaaaaattataaagtacaggctatttcaaaacgaattcaatgattatcaattaataattagaaaatccctGAATTTGCTTTCGCGagcgtatttttattgtttgtttataatataggagTGGCAACTGGCAACGTCGCGCGCTTGTCGCGCGCAATTGCTGCTGTCATGCGATGCGGCAACATCGCGGTTTCGCGCAGGACCTCCGCAGGACTGTCGCAAaatttctctttcactctTATTGGATTCCGTATTTAGGCATTTGATATTCGTATTGGAGTTTAGGTAtacgataaatttaattttaaattaaagatatattaattgttaaatgaaTGAGCacaactttattataataattatttatgagagTTCACTGCCCCAGCGCTCCTTAGGATGAACCGCCTATTTTTTCACTTCGATCATCGCTGTTCGAGAGTGACTTCGTGACCACCATCATGGACCACGCTGCTATGAACTGTTTTTATCTAAGAATTACTCGAACAAGTAGAGCATAAATTTCAACGTAAGACGTATAAGTGTCTGTAGCTGTATTGACTCAGTCTCGTACTTATAAACTGATGGACGCTGGTTCAAATCATCGCCGTAcatctagatttttttttcttttcccgTATTTTTTgctcatataaatatgtaatactgTTTACAAGGGAATAATTAAGAAGAAAAAAGatatagacatttttttttaacagaaaataaagaatatatatacacTACTCTGATCACTATGTCGAATGTTTGTAGTGGGTGTCGAAACCTTATTAAAGGTACTCACTTCCTTAGATGCTCCCTATGTTCTTTAGCGTATGACTTGCAGTGCGCTGGAACCAACCATAAGAGATTTTATGCCATGTTACCTGAAAAGAAGTCTTCTTGGAAATGTCCAGCATGTCTTTGCCAGCGACCCAAACTTGATAACACCAACACAGTCAGTCGCTTACGTCAGTGTGAAGCGTACGTGTTTGATCAAGCgggttacaaattaaattcaaatctaaTTGAAATAGTATATCTTGTTGGAAGTTTTTATTAGTGGTGCTTAAGTTATCAAAAACAATCTGATTTGTGGACGAATACGCGTTATACATcacgatttattattaaaattaacattggaAACTTTTTGCGTAAAAGTGATAAAAGTGGTTGAcggtatattaaaaacaaaagttacaaaTTAACATTGTCATCTATCGTGACGATTTACCAGATACAATAAGAAACATAATTTCGTTGAAAATTACAAGACACTCGTAGCTCTGTACAAAGTGAACTGGACTTAAAACAGTTAGTAGGAAGATCGATCCTGACAGGGGTCATATTATCagaaatttattactatattttttttttcttaattacttaaattttcCAATCATTATGAAGTTTGCCTGTTGCAAAGCTACAACAGAAGGCAGCGCTGGGATTTTATCTTGCCCTCATTGTAAACGAAATTATCATATTGCATGTTTGTTCCCAACtgacaaaaagaaacaattgacaagcgaatttaaaaaaaaatggttttgcCCTGAATGTTCCACTCATCAGTCAAGATCTCTGAATACTGAAAATACCCCAGTACGCTCATGCGCTCAATTGTTAGAACGAAGTCCTGATAACATTACAACACGTAGAGGTGGCACATCTTCTTTTAAATTCCCTATCGCTGTGAATAATAATGCATTATCAGCTGACTCTATTCGAGAGATTATATCCGAAGAGATGGAAAAGCTGCGGCGCTCACTGGAATCATCAATTATGAATAGGATTTCGTcagatttaaattgtataaagcaagaaattattagtttaaaagaCAGTATCACATTTATAAACAGCAGATATGATGATTTCAGCAAAACTATTTCAACgcttgaaaaaattaataattctaattcGTAATTCTGCACTAAGCCCTGTGAGGAGCATTCAGAACGCTCTtaactaaaaactaaaataattcaaaaacaccggagtttttaaaacaacgcCCTCTAGatgtaataattgaaaatcgaTAGTTTGCTGTTTCCATAGTTCTAAAATTGGTCACTAGTGGTGCTTTTAAAGctgcaaattaaataataagctcAAATCAGAGCGCCATCTAGTAATAGTCTGAAATTACGGGGTACGATCTCTAGTATGACCATTACCAGTCCACTAGATTATATTCGTCCATGTACAtacttatcattttattctcgttTATATTGGACATATGCATTAATGGATAATATCCAATGAACTTTTATTCTGGggtttttttaaaaaacaatataagagtaatcaactattattacataaaaatgaaaacaataaaaagtaataaaaatcaatcttCCTGATCATCATCGTGATCATAATGTACATGGTCAATACGAATGGCaccaaaacatatttttacgagaataaaatgataataggcGTTCATCATTATTTCGCAGTTTCTTTTTTCCgagaatattattgtaaaagttattACCACATAAAGAATGAAGAAACTTTTTCGCTATCATATtactatctttttttttctagtacgAATATGTTCTGGGAAAAAGcagtgaatattattgtaatatccTATAACTTTGTTGATTACAGgagaaaaattccaaaaaaaattgtatagatGTATTAGGCTACGTAGGCTTCAAATATcgaataacaataaaactatgaTAATGGcgattatcattttattctccggggacggcgttatataaaaaatacaaatgtttTCTCTGTATgcaaatttttatgaagagtgcattttatttattaaaattcaataactTTATCgctattttattgaattttttgacCTATGttcaatacatacataatttattttttataaaaaaacttggTACAAAAATACTTTCTGTTTTCAGTCATTCTTCTAAAGTCTAAAAAGTTAACTGAACTACAAGAGAGACAAATACCATCCCCAAAACTCAAACCAGTGTTCGCGTGTACGGCGTGCGCGGCCGTGTTTAAGAGAAAAGCGCAATTAAAATGTCACTTACAGGTATGAAATCATattttgatgataataatttacttttaaatccatactaatattataaatgcgaaagtaactccgtctgtctgttactcaatcacccctaaactactgaaccaatttgcatgaaatttggtatggagatattttgatacccgagaaaggacataggctaccttttattgcgaaatatgtaccacgggcgaagccggggcggaccactagtaataatatatttttaatgttattgctaatacatattagattTGCTGTATAGTCTTATATTACTTTCTACTGTTGTCCGCTGCTTCGCCTCCGTAGTTGGAGGCAATTCCCGTGGGATCTAGATGTCTTACGGCTGTAAAAAGTAGCTTACCCTACTATCACTAGTCACAAAAATGAAGATATTATATCGATCCGTTACGACGTAAAAGAAAGACAAACCTACAAACACGCTTTggaattaacaattattaagattttttttttaattccaacGTTTTTAATAAAGTGCCTTTCTTTTTTCTTATAGGTTCACAAAATGGACTTCGATTTTGATTCTCTTCTCACAATTCATTCTAAAAATACCAACAACCCTTATAAAGTTGTAGAGTTGGGTCATAGAAAGGAATTTGTATGTAATGAATGTCACGTAAgttgttttcaattttctttgtagtagttttatgttgttttgcagatatagaaacatGTTACAAATTACCTATATACTTCTCGACtcataagtaaaatatttttttttttgcaaaaggtgcaataatttttctttcttttaaaaaataattaaaggcaataataaattatttgacgGTAAGGTAACAAAATAACACACTCCTAAATGTAACTCACTTTTTAGCATAAAACATCAAGAGTCAGCATGATGCTCAGACATATTAGATCACACTTCAAAATGTCTGACGAGGACACAGATGAAGAAGAATCAAATGACAGTGAACAAACAACAGATGGACGATATAAATGCAAGATGTGTTCttctatatttttgtatgcggGTTCACTTTCAAAACATCTTTTAAGAAAGCATATCAAAGTTGGATAaaagatttttctttttttcatagTATAAATGAGCTGTATAAGTAACTAATATACTTAGgatataatacaaattatatgtttGAATGAATTGACGATGAATGTACCTATTGTATGGATCTCAATGttgttgttaataaaatatacaatttatttattgaataaagaatgaaattttacaaaacacaAGTTTTGGGCCTTgcttttttaacaaatactaATGCATGGTTTTATAAGAGTAATCttataatcctactaatattataaatgtgaaagtttttaaggatggatgtatgtttgtCACTCTtccacgcaaatactactgaaccgattataataaaatttagcacacatatagaggataATTTGCGGtttttatccctgaaatctCAGGGGAACGAGACCTATGcgaatttttctttaaaaacgcgggcgaaaagctagtgtATCATAATAATCAAGgagaacaataaaaaaattgcttgCATAGAAAACTGTAATAAAGTATATACactttaacataatatttaacatttaaaagatATCAGAAAAATCTAAGCCTTCTAGTTCTTCCATTTCATCAACTTGTATGGTAGGTGAACTATCAATATCTGAAAGGAAAAGAAATactcaattatttaaatgataacaGAAAGTaaggttttatattaaattttattttcgattcagtaaattttgttatttaatttggaTTGTGATTTTCAAATACAAGATACATTGagtagtaaattaattttaatgtttacaaaaaataatgaaaatcgtggtatatctattatctaaattaataacattttatttcaatcatgcagcttaaaaaaagaatttaattGAAAGCAATCACTAACCTGATATTTGTTTCTCACGCTTTATAATCATAAATTCCTCATTAGACATCTTTACAAAACCATTTGGCAATTCTTCATCATTTACAATTGCCATGctataaatgtagtatatatTACTTATTGTAATATTCAGGTAATGGTTTTTAAAAGCACTGCCAGTTGTTAGCACAGTTGGGTTTTTGAGGACTAGAGCACAATATTCCGATGCTATATATGGTGCGAAGATTGTCCATGCATCCCTGTGCAGGGTGCATTTTATGTGACctgaaatatatataatgtatgaaattttattgggtccataaacttattatttttattattctttatattattctttaattgCCTTTGATGACATAGCATGAATACAAATTCATATTGGATACATGTAATTATAGAGATCTTGTcttggaaaataatttataaaacattaacatgtaaaatagaaaattccaaattaagtaggtatcttaatttcaaaataataaacagaCTGCACCTCTTTTAAgaaaatactaattaatttggaattatagttaaatctttaaggtaattgaatgtaataattataaattcatgtaaataaatataaaatagctaATTAAAATTACCCGTTGCATCtcttaatgttattaaaggGTCTATAGCAGATCTATCTATAGTTTCTACAAAAGCTTGTACAATTTCCGCCTTCCTTCTCCTAAGATTGCCTGCTAATGCCTGTTGTTTTATGGATTTGATTGTGTTgacatttttaatactttttgtaTCTTCTAAAAGCCTCTTCCACAGGGGTGTTTCAAAAAGACCTTGTtgcaaattattttgtgttgaGTCTATGTCCTAAAAAATGTCATgtataagtaagtattttactgtacagtttttataaaattacatattggATACatggaaataaaatttataaatacctgTGACAGTAATTCCATCTGACATAATGGATTGTTGTTTGTTTCCTCCAAAGTTCCTGTGAGTAAACCAGCAGGACCAGGaaactttcttttatttgtgtGATCAAAAtgtgaatttataatttttctctTGGTATGCTTTGgtgatatttcattttcattatttgcTTTTCTTTTAAGCTCTATTGCCTTATcacctattttattttgagaaTTACATTCTAATTTGTTGTTAATCAAAGGCACTTGTTCTACCGTGGATAAATCAATAGTGGTTGCATTTCTGCTCTGAAGCTGTGGTGTTTTAACAAGTTTACCCGATTCGGACACCTCAGGCAAATCTAACTGGGATAATACC
It encodes the following:
- the LOC123697863 gene encoding uncharacterized protein LOC123697863, which encodes MDANGYETFEYLQPNNVENTDQLFILQNDGTFLAMNRPVEYVTQVQNVENVLEEVQPVYDVAPQQFYVDVNNSNELISVPDEFILPTESNSMYSNNYLLQQPSNSSEVQTQQTVGQIAESVVEQMILPDMNVPMGVNINENLETNAIQNNGCTEITITDEQYKILEQKGWILLDTNDKVYLIDTLGLHDISNDTQLIQKLRAQMVSGEPSYSEPFTSNQLPAKMVLNEGIPNNVNAEQATIPYVTENSEQIELQAMDIQSYQTIDEPEALPISDKKVPDLMPLETEFLENTINELAEKYEKSDPRINSNTIKIKTKFSLEEIPEEIIIGKTVNGKRLVARIAKPKEPEPPIEQTTPEDISKKCKPKTYPTVSAFHQKIEKIIQQAVRGNIKPLSEEEVFANVDKVIQQLLRVPAFKPAVIERKLILTKIILTENKDQTSTEESDPMIITGKVVQQDEKKWGFQYIPDMLEKIKEMKEDEKDKETKRLHEGGDVDVTFLQIHVQEVNSPDGLARMSITLNKRVILLKSKKLTELQERQIPSPKLKPVFACTACAAVFKRKAQLKCHLQVHKMDFDFDSLLTIHSKNTNNPYKVVELGHRKEFVCNECHHKTSRVSMMLRHIRSHFKMSDEDTDEEESNDSEQTTDGRYKCKMCSSIFLYAGSLSKHLLRKHIKVG
- the LOC123697904 gene encoding uncharacterized protein LOC123697904 isoform X2, with protein sequence MFESDDYDQVLSQLDLPEVSESGKLVKTPQLQSRNATTIDLSTVEQVPLINNKLECNSQNKIGDKAIELKRKANNENEISPKHTKRKIINSHFDHTNKRKFPGPAGLLTGTLEETNNNPLCQMELLSQDIDSTQNNLQQGLFETPLWKRLLEDTKSIKNVNTIKSIKQQALAGNLRRRKAEIVQAFVETIDRSAIDPLITLRDATGHIKCTLHRDAWTIFAPYIASEYCALVLKNPTVLTTGSAFKNHYLNITISNIYYIYSMAIVNDEELPNGFVKMSNEEFMIIKREKQISDIDSSPTIQVDEMEELEGLDFSDIF
- the LOC123697904 gene encoding uncharacterized protein LOC123697904 isoform X1, encoding MIMIRYDFLQVLSQLDLPEVSESGKLVKTPQLQSRNATTIDLSTVEQVPLINNKLECNSQNKIGDKAIELKRKANNENEISPKHTKRKIINSHFDHTNKRKFPGPAGLLTGTLEETNNNPLCQMELLSQDIDSTQNNLQQGLFETPLWKRLLEDTKSIKNVNTIKSIKQQALAGNLRRRKAEIVQAFVETIDRSAIDPLITLRDATGHIKCTLHRDAWTIFAPYIASEYCALVLKNPTVLTTGSAFKNHYLNITISNIYYIYSMAIVNDEELPNGFVKMSNEEFMIIKREKQISDIDSSPTIQVDEMEELEGLDFSDIF